Proteins from one Cicer arietinum cultivar CDC Frontier isolate Library 1 chromosome 3, Cicar.CDCFrontier_v2.0, whole genome shotgun sequence genomic window:
- the LOC101497162 gene encoding BTB/POZ and MATH domain-containing protein 3-like isoform X1: MDSSNSGESSTIVKVSQQLKITNYSLLKGIGSGKYISSEPFSVDGNDWAIYFYPDGKNEDFNAAYVSVFIVLISDTGKDVKALFELVLLDQTGNDNDMVHSQFQGTLLREAYTMRYPGSMWGYKKFIKKIDLESSNFLKDDCIYINCTIGVVKTHMEEHASFTILP; the protein is encoded by the exons ATGGATTCTAGTAACAGTGGAGAATCGTCAACGATCGTAAAAGTTTCTCAACAGTTAAAGATCACGAACTACTCGTTGCTAAAAGGAATTGGAAGCGGGAAATATATATCATCGGAACCGTTTTCAGTGGACGGAAACGATTGGGCGATCTATTTTTACCCAGACGGCAAGAACGAAGACTTCAACGCTGCCTACGTGTCAGTCTTCATCGTCCTCATCAGTGACACCGGCAAGGATGTTAAGGCACTTTTCGAATTGGTTCTGTTGGATCAAACCGGAAACGATAACGATATGGTTCATAGCCAATTTCAAGGAACGCTTCTAAGGGAGGCTTACACGATGAGATACCCCGGTAGTATGTG GGGTTACAAGAAGTTTATCAAGAAAATAGATCTCGAGTCATCAAACTTTCTTAAAGATGATTGCATCTACATCAATTGTACCATTGGTGTTGTCAAGACACACATGGAGGAACATGCTTCGTTCACCATATTGCCATAG
- the LOC101497162 gene encoding BTB/POZ and MATH domain-containing protein 2-like isoform X2: protein MDSSNSGESSTIVKVSQQLKITNYSLLKGIGSGKYISSEPFSVDGNDWAIYFYPDGKNEDFNAAYVSVFIVLISDTGKDVKALFELVLLDQTGNDNDMVHSQFQGTLLREAYTMRYPGSMWIVQSAFPLGFQG, encoded by the coding sequence ATGGATTCTAGTAACAGTGGAGAATCGTCAACGATCGTAAAAGTTTCTCAACAGTTAAAGATCACGAACTACTCGTTGCTAAAAGGAATTGGAAGCGGGAAATATATATCATCGGAACCGTTTTCAGTGGACGGAAACGATTGGGCGATCTATTTTTACCCAGACGGCAAGAACGAAGACTTCAACGCTGCCTACGTGTCAGTCTTCATCGTCCTCATCAGTGACACCGGCAAGGATGTTAAGGCACTTTTCGAATTGGTTCTGTTGGATCAAACCGGAAACGATAACGATATGGTTCATAGCCAATTTCAAGGAACGCTTCTAAGGGAGGCTTACACGATGAGATACCCCGGTAGTATGTG